gctgaaggccaaagCCCGATACAAGGCTGCGGTCAAAGTGTGTGACCGATTTCGCAGCAAGTCCAACCTGACGAAGCAAGAGGAGGAACGGTTGGCTTGGGCCAGAGGGGAGATCAAAAATGGCCGGGCCTTCTACGCAGCAAAGCCAATGTTCGCAGCCTCGAACCCGAAGTATGCGAACAAAATCGAAGAAGAGCTAGCCATCAAGAGGCAGCGATCTGCGGATAGTGAGGCCTCAGGGCCATCAAAAAAGCAGAAGCACAGGCACGAGACGGCTAAACCTAAAAACGGAGACGATAGACCTACGACGTCGAAAGCAGCGGTAGCGGCCAGTGAAATTGCCAAGAGACACCTcatagtggcactcactgacCGCAGCGACCAGCTGGGGCGAATGTCGCAGGAACGGTGGAAGGTAGTGGAAATGAAGCTACTGGAAACCTTGTTTACTAAAATGGACGCGGAGCCGAACGCACCCATGCCAgcattcgacggagcagggtggTTCAGCGGCGTCAAAATCATAAAGTGCAAGGATGACCCCACGCTCACATGGCTAAAGGAAGCGGTAAAAACGCTTCTCGGCATGTGGGAGGGGGCATCGCTTGAACTTGTAGATCGCAGCTGCATTCCCTCAATACCGAAGGCAAAGGTTTTCATTCCGCGAGTGGTAAAACCGGAATATGTGCTGCGACTACTACAACGTTAAAACACAGACGTGCCGACGGACGATTGGAAAGTGTTGAGCGTGGCAAAACCAGCAACTGCTGATGGTGGCCAGGATTACATTATCCAAATCAACAAGCCGGCAGAGGACCTGCTTTACGCGCGATTTGGGAGGATGGCTTGgggagttggtagcgtgcaccttcGCCTCAAAAAGCGCAACCCGGCAGACGACAACCACAACACGCTCGCTGCGGGGGAGGTGGAAAAGGATCACAGCATAGAAGAGATCCTGGAAGCCTCCCTCAATATACAAGAAGTGGAGAAGGGCGACTTGGAGGTAGTATCCAACCCCGAGAAGGTACTGAGGCCAGATGCTGAAAGTCCTTCAGATAAACCTCCAGAAAAGTAAGAACGCCTCAGCCGAGCTTCTGCTCAACATAGAGGGAGTCGGCTACGATGTGGCTCTAGTCCAGGAAGCATGGATAGCGTCGGGCAACATAGTCTCCGGTCTAAAGTCACAAAACTACAACACATACATCCCGATTGTAAAAAATAAGGTAAGAACAGCGATAATGgtcaaaaaaagtatatgttctTATATTGATAATAATCTCTCTTCAGACGATGTGACAGTGGTGGCGCTGGAGGGCTGCAAGGATGAGACGCTACTCTTTGGGTCCTGCTATATGCCACATGATGAGGAAGCACCACAGACGGAACTTCGgaagctggtagaaacagctGCCAGAAAGAAGCATGCTCTGGTGGTAGGAACGGACGCAAACGCACATCACACGGTCTGGGGAAGTGCAGACATAAACGAACGAGGTGAGTCACTATTTACCTATATTCTTCAGAGTAGTCTAGAAATAGCTAATAGAGGTGAGAAACCAACATATGTGGGTCCAACCTCGAAGAAAGTACTCGATTTAACACTCTACACAAGCAGGCATGTTATGGTTCAGGAATGGGAAGTATTGAGTAGGCcctcattctctgatcacaAAAACATAAGCTTTCAGGTGATATTCCGCTCAAAAAACAAGCTTACATCCTTTAGAAATCCTAAGAATACGAACTGGGACTTGTATAGGGATATACTATTAAAAACACCAATAATACCCCGGAAATACAAGTCAAACATCGCGCTTGAGAAAGGGGTTGAATTGTTTACAACTACTCTTGTCAAAGCCTTTAAAAGATCCTGCCCTCCAACATGTAatagacgcaaggtgaagcctccttggtggaacagggaattaggagcacaaaggtgtagagtacatgaattctataggTTAGCCAAAGTGGCTGACGATGAATTCTGTTGGAAAGAGTATAAGGATCTGctaaaagtatacaagaaagagatacgtaaagccaagagagaatcttggaaagacttctgtAGCAGTATGGAAAACACTAACGATGTGGCTAGACTTAGGAAACTGTTATCCAAGAATCCGTCTATgccaagaacaatacgaaaaactaacggggagtgggctgacagcTGTGAGGACTCTCTAGAAGACCTAGGCAGTACAAGTTAACACCTGCAGCCTAAGGGCAGCTGTAACATTTGCAGTAGGCGAATTTAAGCTTGCAATCAATGTTACAGATTCACTAGCGGCCTGCCAACATTAGCTGATTACGGCGAATCGGTAATACGACACCAACATGCAGCTGCACGATGGTTTCGTATTAGAGTTTGGCAAACGTGCCAACTCCCACGAATCGTGGGAATAAACTTATCCAAATATTGCACATTCCAAGAACTTCATGACTAGCCAGTCAGTGACTGCGACGGTGGCGGCTGTAGGTTAGATTTTAGCACTAAGTAGTTTATAAGTTTTAGTTTAGTAATTGAACTCAGCACGAGAGCAAGTGCTCGCgttaataaattgtaatttaaaaaattaaaaatcaatacaGTTCTTTAATTGTCGCCCTAAACGTGGGACCACGATAAACGTGTCAGGACATAAGGACATCCAGATCTATCCAGAAAGAGGACATCAGGATATACCTAAAGACAACAAAACTTTCCAGACTTtgctgtaaaatttatttttaagaaatgtaAGTAGAgtgcaaagagaaaaataataaataatgtgtaaattaatgttttaagaaaaaaaaaaggtacaacaaaaaaacacaaattacgaagaaattatgaaattttaattacatttgtatgaaaaatcaaaaaatcaattgccaagtcaaaaaatttttaattgtatttttctgaAATCTCTGCAAAAAAGGCaggcaaaataataaataatgtgtaaattaatgttttaaggaaaaaaagtgcaacaaaaaaaaaaccaattacgaaaaaattatgaaactttaattacatttatatgaaaaatcaaTTGCcaagtcaaaaaatttttttttaattgtattttgctGAAATCTCTGCAAAAAAGGGaggagataaaaaaataataatagtaacatgttgaaaaaaataaagaacgaATTGTGAATCGTCGATCCTTGCACAGAAAGTCTTACCGTTTTTTTTGCTGAATGCTTTGTGGGCAAGTGATTTGCCAGGTTCATGAGGGATTGTGAATTAGATGAATTGTTAAATAGGCTAAACAGTATAGCAATCGATAGAAGAAAGATCGGTGGTGTTTATGATCAGGCAGCTTGGCATTCAAGTGTAAATATGCCTTTGGAAGCCATCCAGCTGAAAGCGCTAATAGAGTGCTGTTTCCTCTGCACTCGCTGTACAGAGGGAAAACTTTGAAGAACGACTGACTACCATTAGTCAGCGTATAAATCATGTTAAGATTACTGTGCCAGAGGTAGAGGCGTATAGGGAAATAGAGGTATTGCCCGGTAGACAGTGTGACGAACCCCTTGACATTGTGAAGTCCTTACCAGACTTCGATGGCAAGCAGGAGTGCTATGTTTCATGGCGACAGGCAGCCCAGACGGCATAtaagattttcgaaaaacatgAAGGTAGTAGTAAACATTACCAAGCTGTTGCCATAATTCGAAATAAGGTGAAGGGACCAGCAGATATGGTGTTGGCATCATTCAATACGGTGCTGAATTTCAAGGCTATAATCAGTCGCCTTGATTTTACTTACAGTGACAAAATACCCATCTACCTAATTGAACAGGAGCTCTCAACCCTTCGACAGGGAAGCCTGACACTCATGCAGTACTACGACGAGGTTGAGAAGAAATTAACCCTTCTCACCAACAAGACAATCATGACTTACGATAAGACAATAGCTGCGTCCCTCAACGAGAAATATAGGATGGACGCCTTGCGAGTGTTCATTTCGGGTACAAAAAAACCGCTTTGCGATGTACTGTTTTCGGCAAGACCTAGCGACCTCCCATCTGCTTTAGCGTTAGCTCAGGAGGTAGAGTCAAATCACGAGCGGTACATATTCGCTAGCACCTACGCTAGGAACTTGGAAGATAAAGCCCAAAGATTTGAATTTAGGCAACAGCATAGGGAAAAGGGTACTGGTGGAAGAGCCCCAGTCAAGGATTTTTATCCATCAAGAAGCCCTCATTTTAATAGAAATCAGGGTACCAATAATAAGCCTCCACAAAAAATGGAGCCAGTGCAGCCAATGGAGGTAGATCCTTCACTTCGCTATAGGCAAAGCACGCGACATCAACCCaatcaacacattttttacataaaatttgtttgttccgtttaaggttttgcataaatcttaaattataaacagtaatagaaaaaaacattaaattccgaaaggatgagttaacttattcttatttatgaaaataataaaatattcactttccaaaaagttaatgtatattacttagaaatacaaaacttttaactcagtAAATCTAACATTTCTCTTGAcatcatagatttctttttacatggtaattttcgtagactagatataaatggatcggaattaagaagaagcctgtgtaaaagatccgtgttagttacagttcttgagtgctttctggtattgtcacgtctgaattgtttcactaatttattacatgattcagctgcctcctctgataattctccaattgataataaacaatgatcgattacctccgacccatgaatgagcactttatgaactgatgcaggtaaattataccatgaatatttactaactagaattttagcagtgtctagtgcgaatattttgaatttattcgaattaattttaaaaccagatgaaagacattgtaggagataactacatctgtctataacgtatttgtctattcctgtgatttcggatgatatggttgaatgaaggaaaaattttcgtgctgtatttccatcattagaggtgccacttcctccacttcgcggtttgtcaactatcaagcctaattgttctctaaactccctctgaacgaattcctttctcttagctaaaagtgctttttcctcagatgaacgtgcttgccaccttttaaattcgattctataagaaacatgaataaagtattcaaaaaatctaatccaagaatgcaggggtgataaaccaaattcaaatctactggagtttacttgtttgtttctacacttttctacgtcattcatttctttaggtgtcgcaccacaaatctaacatttactcgtagatgagtcacataggtacagattagaccctatatcaagcgcagtcgcaggtcatcgcagctggaaactatttttccttaaagaggacatatgtaagaatattttaatgtatgtttcatttgtgcgaattcgtgcgaacttagttaaaactttacaaacttcttataaaaaaaaaaaaatgggaaattttaaagtacgtatttcgtacggtctgaaaacccatcaaataataattaaaaaagataagaaaacgTTCAACATGTTttacataccttcaacttgaatttccattgtacaacaggtcataaacacagtaattcttagaaaaataacacttcccggaactgcgtaagtacggagcggagaccacgctaactatcacttttcaaattctcttactttggaggcacaattataagtgaagtgtttgtgcagttgaaatttcttttatactctaagttactatgactaatgaactaacatttagctaaatattgttgcataattttaacatgactattttcatccaatgtcctatggcggaaccactgtgcAATGTTCCGTTTCGAAATTGAGTGCCGCCTCATACAAATCAGAATGAAGCAAATAGGCAGGCTGCAAAAAGGCCGAATTATGGCTCCGCTCGATTTACAGGGCCGAAACAACAAAGAATCGACCACTTATCCGCAGGTCAAGAGTGCGAAGAATATCGAGATGTGGCTAATTCGGAGGCTGCAGCAGTGGACGATGAACTGTCCGATTCTgatcaaatcaattttttaacgCAAACTCCCTGCTACCTTTCATCGAAAGGACAATTGCAgggagaaaaattaaattattaatcgaTACAGGGgcatcaaaaaattatattaagccTCTAAAAGAACTTAAGAATATATTAGTACCGGTCGAAAATCGGTTTTTGGTAAAGTCAATACATGGCTTTAACGAtgttaagaaaaatgtataGTTAACTTGTTTGGTGCAAACAGTCCCTTTTTTTTGCTCCCCATGCTTTCAACTTTCGACGGAATAGTTGGGCTTGACCTGCTTACGAAGACAAATGCTACGTtagattttaaaaacaaaataataaaaaccagTTCTGGCTCCGAAGAACTTAAATTCTTGAAGTGTTGTAATGTGAATTTCACACAAGTGGAAGACATAGAAGTGCCGCAAGTGGTgagaaacaaatttcaaaaaatgataaaaaattttatagggGTGTTCTCGGACCCGAATGAAGCACTCCCTTACAATACAAACATTGTCGCCACTATTCGCACCGAAAGTGACGACCCGGTATATTCCAAGTTATACCCATATCCTATGGGTGTATCAGACTTCGTGAATGCGGAAATTCGTGACTTATTAAGAAATGGCATAATTAGGCCATCTCGATCACCATACAACAATCCAATCTGGGTTGTGGACAAGAACGGTAAGGATAAACAGGGTAACACCAAAAAGCGTCTGGTTATTGATTTTAGAAAGTTAAATCAGAAAACCATCGACGACAAATATCCTATTC
The Anastrepha ludens isolate Willacy chromosome X, idAnaLude1.1, whole genome shotgun sequence DNA segment above includes these coding regions:
- the LOC128869353 gene encoding uncharacterized protein LOC128869353 encodes the protein MNTEKNVSNKTSIVAGAGYSGRNSTAKHTQNALQRGGAVVNEDSDHESVGSTNTAEEEALLRSPVRSNGAASYSKNRPRIKPDKEKLKAKARYKAAVKVCDRFRSKSNLTKQEEERLAWARGEIKNGRAFYAAKPMFAASNPKYANKIEEELAIKRQRSADSEASGPSKKQKHRHETAKPKNGDDRPTTSKAAVAASEIAKRHLIVALTDRSDQLGRMSQERWKVVEMKLLETLFTKMDAEPNAPMPAFDGAGWFSGVKIIKCKDDPTLTWLKEAVKTLLGMWEGASLELVDRSCIPSIPKAKVFIPRVVKPEYVLRLLQR